The following coding sequences are from one Rickettsiales bacterium window:
- a CDS encoding IS1595 family transposase, giving the protein EHFNLFLKECEWRFNMGTPSDLLADLKKLLKEYY; this is encoded by the coding sequence AGAGCATTTTAATCTGTTCTTGAAAGAATGTGAGTGGAGGTTTAATATGGGCACACCAAGTGACTTACTGGCAGACCTGAAAAAGTTGCTCAAAGAATATTATTAG